The proteins below come from a single Pleuronectes platessa chromosome 3, fPlePla1.1, whole genome shotgun sequence genomic window:
- the trim25 gene encoding E3 ubiquitin/ISG15 ligase TRIM25 isoform X1, which translates to MAAVEQSDLSLMSLEDELTCSICLSPFDCPVTIPCGHNFCQGCLLTTWTEPYRCPQCRTLFHTKPELKKNTVLSTVVEALNLRLVRSASSLSAEEKETKEETMEEIKEDAVIRCDTCMEAEAANTCLTCMVSFCEEHLRPHRENPVFRLHQLIEPVGDLLERLCPDHHKLMDLFCSQHVRPICSLCLQQDHKGCSFTSPEEQRKLKESELKDKLDVLNAKIVHNETIMYKMRDMEDMLKASATIKKKALVAEYQEMHDMLTQEESAALNAVDREVETGETKLNLLKKKFAENIDHMTGAKEYINNQLSQSQSLAFLQVSFTLPAAVNFDPYTPRINLDSKKVMANETFALTLKDHLTELFKQPVESRLPLAKSGTTAASASGISSIPWETSFWKPHLSEPLGNPEYPLCPSPDPGPQSKASLKKKPSKQTKKPQPTEKLVGYNPFAEFGGKDPGRPPVFQPNQKTEPSDIPANVACAEKRSDLLKFASGLMLDRKTAHKRILVTEECTKASVTDEQANYPNCPQRFVVCSQVLTSKGFSSGRHYWEVRLSCNNFIGIGLAYSSIDRKGSTSRLGRNAQSWCVEWFNVKLSAWHNSHETVLCNPNPKRVGVLLDYEGGRATFYNVADRAYPFHTFEFPFAEAVYPAFWMFSSGSSITLCKV; encoded by the exons ATGGCCGCGGTGGAGCAGAGTGACTTGTCTCTCATGAGTCTGGAGGATGAGCTGACCTGCAGCATCTGCCTCAGCCCCTTTGACTGTCCGGTGACCATCCCCTGCGGACACAACTTCTGCCAGGGCTGCCTGCTCACCACCTGGACGGAGCCCTACAGATGTCCCCAGTGTCGGACCCTCTTCCACACCAAACCCGAGCTGAAGAAAAACACGGTCCTCAGCACCGTGGTGGAGGCCTTAAACCTGAGGTTGGTCCGGAGCGCGTCGAGCCTGtcagcagaggagaaagagaccaAGGAAGAGACCATGGAAGAGATCAAGGAAGATGCTGTCATACGCTGTGACACCTGTATGGAAGCAGAGGCGGCCAACACCTGCCTCACCTGCATGGTCTCTTTCTGCGAGGAGCACCTGCGTCCTCACCGGGAGAACCCGGTGTTCCGTCTCCACCAGCTGATCGAGCCAGTTGGGGACCTGTTGGAGCGCTTGTGCCCGGACCACCACAAGCTGATGGATCTCTTCTGCAGCCAGCATGTCCGCCCCATCTGCAGCCTCTGTCTCCAGCAAGACCACAAAGGCTGCTCCTTCACTTCtcctgaggagcagaggaagctcAAAGAG tCGGAACTGAAGGACAAGTTGGACGTTCTTAATGCAAAGATTGTGCATAATGAGACCATTATGTATAAGATGAGGGACATGGAGGATATGTTGAAG GCCTCAGCCACCATCAAGAAGAAAGCTTTGGTAGCCGAGTATCAAGAGATGCACGACATGTTGACTCAGGAGGAGAGCGCTGCTCTGAATGCAGTGGATCGAGAGGTGGAGACTGGTGAAACCAAATTGAACCTTCTCAAGAAGAAGTTCGCTGAGAACATCGACCACATGACTGGGGCTAAAGAATATATCAACAATCAGCTCAGTCAGTCGCAATCACTGGCCTTCTTGCAG GTGTCATTTACCCTGCCTGCAGCTGTGAACTTTGACCCTTACACCCCTCGAATCAACCTGGACTCCAAGAAGGTGATGGCCAATGAGACCTTTGCTCTTACCTTGAAGGACCACCTGACCGAGCTGTTTAAACAGCCTGTTGAGTCCAGACTGCCACTGGCTAAATCAG GTACAACAGCAGCTTCTGCCTCAGGGATTTCATCTATTCCCTGGGAAACTTCCTTCTGGAAACCTCATCTTTCCG AGCCCCTAGGAAATCCAGAATATCCCTTGTGCCCAAGTCCAGATCCAGGTCCACAGTCTAAAGCAAGCCTAAAGAAGAAGCCTTCAA AACAAACCAAAAAACCTCAACCCACTGAAAAGCTGGTGGGATATAATCCTTTCGCAGAGTTTGGTGGGAAAGACCCAGGTCGTCCTCCTGTTTTCCAACCCAATCAGAAAACAG AACCTTCAGACATTCCTGCAAACGTTGCATGTGCAGAAAAAAGAAGTGACCTGCTGAAAT ttGCTTCAGGACTAATGCTGGACCGCAAGACTGCCCACAAACGCATCCTGGTGACTGAGGAGTGTACTAAGGCCTCTGTGACAGATGAGCAAGCAAACTACCCCAACTGCCCTCAACGTTTTGTCGTCTGCTCCCAAGTGCTCACCTCAAAGGGTTTCTCGAGCGGGCGCCACTACTGGGAAGTCCGACTGAGCTGCAACAACTTTATCGGCATTGGTTTGGCTTACAGCAGCATTGACCGTAAAGGTTCCACCAGTCGCCTGGGCCGCAACGCCCAGTCCTGGTGTGTCGAATGGTTTAACGTCAAGCTATCCGCTTGGCATAACAGCCATGAAACCGTGCTGTGCAATCCCAATCCGAAGCGCGTAGGTGTGCTGTTAGATTACGAGGGGGGCAGGGCTACATTCTACAACGTGGCAGACAGGGCATATCCCTTCCACACGTTTGAGTTTCCTTTTGCTGAAGCAGTGTATCCAGCTTTCTGGATGTTCTCCAGTGGTTCCTCCATTACTTTGTGCAAGGTGTAA
- the trim25 gene encoding E3 ubiquitin/ISG15 ligase TRIM25 isoform X2: MAAVEQSDLSLMSLEDELTCSICLSPFDCPVTIPCGHNFCQGCLLTTWTEPYRCPQCRTLFHTKPELKKNTVLSTVVEALNLRLVRSASSLSAEEKETKEETMEEIKEDAVIRCDTCMEAEAANTCLTCMVSFCEEHLRPHRENPVFRLHQLIEPVGDLLERLCPDHHKLMDLFCSQHVRPICSLCLQQDHKGCSFTSPEEQRKLKESELKDKLDVLNAKIVHNETIMYKMRDMEDMLKASATIKKKALVAEYQEMHDMLTQEESAALNAVDREVETGETKLNLLKKKFAENIDHMTGAKEYINNQLSQSQSLAFLQVSFTLPAAVNFDPYTPRINLDSKKVMANETFALTLKDHLTELFKQPVESRLPLAKSEPLGNPEYPLCPSPDPGPQSKASLKKKPSKQTKKPQPTEKLVGYNPFAEFGGKDPGRPPVFQPNQKTEPSDIPANVACAEKRSDLLKFASGLMLDRKTAHKRILVTEECTKASVTDEQANYPNCPQRFVVCSQVLTSKGFSSGRHYWEVRLSCNNFIGIGLAYSSIDRKGSTSRLGRNAQSWCVEWFNVKLSAWHNSHETVLCNPNPKRVGVLLDYEGGRATFYNVADRAYPFHTFEFPFAEAVYPAFWMFSSGSSITLCKV; the protein is encoded by the exons ATGGCCGCGGTGGAGCAGAGTGACTTGTCTCTCATGAGTCTGGAGGATGAGCTGACCTGCAGCATCTGCCTCAGCCCCTTTGACTGTCCGGTGACCATCCCCTGCGGACACAACTTCTGCCAGGGCTGCCTGCTCACCACCTGGACGGAGCCCTACAGATGTCCCCAGTGTCGGACCCTCTTCCACACCAAACCCGAGCTGAAGAAAAACACGGTCCTCAGCACCGTGGTGGAGGCCTTAAACCTGAGGTTGGTCCGGAGCGCGTCGAGCCTGtcagcagaggagaaagagaccaAGGAAGAGACCATGGAAGAGATCAAGGAAGATGCTGTCATACGCTGTGACACCTGTATGGAAGCAGAGGCGGCCAACACCTGCCTCACCTGCATGGTCTCTTTCTGCGAGGAGCACCTGCGTCCTCACCGGGAGAACCCGGTGTTCCGTCTCCACCAGCTGATCGAGCCAGTTGGGGACCTGTTGGAGCGCTTGTGCCCGGACCACCACAAGCTGATGGATCTCTTCTGCAGCCAGCATGTCCGCCCCATCTGCAGCCTCTGTCTCCAGCAAGACCACAAAGGCTGCTCCTTCACTTCtcctgaggagcagaggaagctcAAAGAG tCGGAACTGAAGGACAAGTTGGACGTTCTTAATGCAAAGATTGTGCATAATGAGACCATTATGTATAAGATGAGGGACATGGAGGATATGTTGAAG GCCTCAGCCACCATCAAGAAGAAAGCTTTGGTAGCCGAGTATCAAGAGATGCACGACATGTTGACTCAGGAGGAGAGCGCTGCTCTGAATGCAGTGGATCGAGAGGTGGAGACTGGTGAAACCAAATTGAACCTTCTCAAGAAGAAGTTCGCTGAGAACATCGACCACATGACTGGGGCTAAAGAATATATCAACAATCAGCTCAGTCAGTCGCAATCACTGGCCTTCTTGCAG GTGTCATTTACCCTGCCTGCAGCTGTGAACTTTGACCCTTACACCCCTCGAATCAACCTGGACTCCAAGAAGGTGATGGCCAATGAGACCTTTGCTCTTACCTTGAAGGACCACCTGACCGAGCTGTTTAAACAGCCTGTTGAGTCCAGACTGCCACTGGCTAAATCAG AGCCCCTAGGAAATCCAGAATATCCCTTGTGCCCAAGTCCAGATCCAGGTCCACAGTCTAAAGCAAGCCTAAAGAAGAAGCCTTCAA AACAAACCAAAAAACCTCAACCCACTGAAAAGCTGGTGGGATATAATCCTTTCGCAGAGTTTGGTGGGAAAGACCCAGGTCGTCCTCCTGTTTTCCAACCCAATCAGAAAACAG AACCTTCAGACATTCCTGCAAACGTTGCATGTGCAGAAAAAAGAAGTGACCTGCTGAAAT ttGCTTCAGGACTAATGCTGGACCGCAAGACTGCCCACAAACGCATCCTGGTGACTGAGGAGTGTACTAAGGCCTCTGTGACAGATGAGCAAGCAAACTACCCCAACTGCCCTCAACGTTTTGTCGTCTGCTCCCAAGTGCTCACCTCAAAGGGTTTCTCGAGCGGGCGCCACTACTGGGAAGTCCGACTGAGCTGCAACAACTTTATCGGCATTGGTTTGGCTTACAGCAGCATTGACCGTAAAGGTTCCACCAGTCGCCTGGGCCGCAACGCCCAGTCCTGGTGTGTCGAATGGTTTAACGTCAAGCTATCCGCTTGGCATAACAGCCATGAAACCGTGCTGTGCAATCCCAATCCGAAGCGCGTAGGTGTGCTGTTAGATTACGAGGGGGGCAGGGCTACATTCTACAACGTGGCAGACAGGGCATATCCCTTCCACACGTTTGAGTTTCCTTTTGCTGAAGCAGTGTATCCAGCTTTCTGGATGTTCTCCAGTGGTTCCTCCATTACTTTGTGCAAGGTGTAA
- the trim25 gene encoding E3 ubiquitin/ISG15 ligase TRIM25 isoform X3: MAAVEQSDLSLMSLEDELTCSICLSPFDCPVTIPCGHNFCQGCLLTTWTEPYRCPQCRTLFHTKPELKKNTVLSTVVEALNLRLVRSASSLSAEEKETKEETMEEIKEDAVIRCDTCMEAEAANTCLTCMVSFCEEHLRPHRENPVFRLHQLIEPVGDLLERLCPDHHKLMDLFCSQHVRPICSLCLQQDHKGCSFTSPEEQRKLKESELKDKLDVLNAKIVHNETIMYKMRDMEDMLKASATIKKKALVAEYQEMHDMLTQEESAALNAVDREVETGETKLNLLKKKFAENIDHMTGAKEYINNQLSQSQSLAFLQVSFTLPAAVNFDPYTPRINLDSKKVMANETFALTLKDHLTELFKQPVESRLPLAKSGTTAASASGISSIPWETSFWKPHLSEPLGNPEYPLCPSPDPGPQSKASLKKKPSKPSDIPANVACAEKRSDLLKFASGLMLDRKTAHKRILVTEECTKASVTDEQANYPNCPQRFVVCSQVLTSKGFSSGRHYWEVRLSCNNFIGIGLAYSSIDRKGSTSRLGRNAQSWCVEWFNVKLSAWHNSHETVLCNPNPKRVGVLLDYEGGRATFYNVADRAYPFHTFEFPFAEAVYPAFWMFSSGSSITLCKV, from the exons ATGGCCGCGGTGGAGCAGAGTGACTTGTCTCTCATGAGTCTGGAGGATGAGCTGACCTGCAGCATCTGCCTCAGCCCCTTTGACTGTCCGGTGACCATCCCCTGCGGACACAACTTCTGCCAGGGCTGCCTGCTCACCACCTGGACGGAGCCCTACAGATGTCCCCAGTGTCGGACCCTCTTCCACACCAAACCCGAGCTGAAGAAAAACACGGTCCTCAGCACCGTGGTGGAGGCCTTAAACCTGAGGTTGGTCCGGAGCGCGTCGAGCCTGtcagcagaggagaaagagaccaAGGAAGAGACCATGGAAGAGATCAAGGAAGATGCTGTCATACGCTGTGACACCTGTATGGAAGCAGAGGCGGCCAACACCTGCCTCACCTGCATGGTCTCTTTCTGCGAGGAGCACCTGCGTCCTCACCGGGAGAACCCGGTGTTCCGTCTCCACCAGCTGATCGAGCCAGTTGGGGACCTGTTGGAGCGCTTGTGCCCGGACCACCACAAGCTGATGGATCTCTTCTGCAGCCAGCATGTCCGCCCCATCTGCAGCCTCTGTCTCCAGCAAGACCACAAAGGCTGCTCCTTCACTTCtcctgaggagcagaggaagctcAAAGAG tCGGAACTGAAGGACAAGTTGGACGTTCTTAATGCAAAGATTGTGCATAATGAGACCATTATGTATAAGATGAGGGACATGGAGGATATGTTGAAG GCCTCAGCCACCATCAAGAAGAAAGCTTTGGTAGCCGAGTATCAAGAGATGCACGACATGTTGACTCAGGAGGAGAGCGCTGCTCTGAATGCAGTGGATCGAGAGGTGGAGACTGGTGAAACCAAATTGAACCTTCTCAAGAAGAAGTTCGCTGAGAACATCGACCACATGACTGGGGCTAAAGAATATATCAACAATCAGCTCAGTCAGTCGCAATCACTGGCCTTCTTGCAG GTGTCATTTACCCTGCCTGCAGCTGTGAACTTTGACCCTTACACCCCTCGAATCAACCTGGACTCCAAGAAGGTGATGGCCAATGAGACCTTTGCTCTTACCTTGAAGGACCACCTGACCGAGCTGTTTAAACAGCCTGTTGAGTCCAGACTGCCACTGGCTAAATCAG GTACAACAGCAGCTTCTGCCTCAGGGATTTCATCTATTCCCTGGGAAACTTCCTTCTGGAAACCTCATCTTTCCG AGCCCCTAGGAAATCCAGAATATCCCTTGTGCCCAAGTCCAGATCCAGGTCCACAGTCTAAAGCAAGCCTAAAGAAGAAGCCTTCAA AACCTTCAGACATTCCTGCAAACGTTGCATGTGCAGAAAAAAGAAGTGACCTGCTGAAAT ttGCTTCAGGACTAATGCTGGACCGCAAGACTGCCCACAAACGCATCCTGGTGACTGAGGAGTGTACTAAGGCCTCTGTGACAGATGAGCAAGCAAACTACCCCAACTGCCCTCAACGTTTTGTCGTCTGCTCCCAAGTGCTCACCTCAAAGGGTTTCTCGAGCGGGCGCCACTACTGGGAAGTCCGACTGAGCTGCAACAACTTTATCGGCATTGGTTTGGCTTACAGCAGCATTGACCGTAAAGGTTCCACCAGTCGCCTGGGCCGCAACGCCCAGTCCTGGTGTGTCGAATGGTTTAACGTCAAGCTATCCGCTTGGCATAACAGCCATGAAACCGTGCTGTGCAATCCCAATCCGAAGCGCGTAGGTGTGCTGTTAGATTACGAGGGGGGCAGGGCTACATTCTACAACGTGGCAGACAGGGCATATCCCTTCCACACGTTTGAGTTTCCTTTTGCTGAAGCAGTGTATCCAGCTTTCTGGATGTTCTCCAGTGGTTCCTCCATTACTTTGTGCAAGGTGTAA
- the trim25 gene encoding E3 ubiquitin/ISG15 ligase TRIM25 isoform X4 gives MAAVEQSDLSLMSLEDELTCSICLSPFDCPVTIPCGHNFCQGCLLTTWTEPYRCPQCRTLFHTKPELKKNTVLSTVVEALNLRLVRSASSLSAEEKETKEETMEEIKEDAVIRCDTCMEAEAANTCLTCMVSFCEEHLRPHRENPVFRLHQLIEPVGDLLERLCPDHHKLMDLFCSQHVRPICSLCLQQDHKGCSFTSPEEQRKLKESELKDKLDVLNAKIVHNETIMYKMRDMEDMLKASATIKKKALVAEYQEMHDMLTQEESAALNAVDREVETGETKLNLLKKKFAENIDHMTGAKEYINNQLSQSQSLAFLQVSFTLPAAVNFDPYTPRINLDSKKVMANETFALTLKDHLTELFKQPVESRLPLAKSEPLGNPEYPLCPSPDPGPQSKASLKKKPSKPSDIPANVACAEKRSDLLKFASGLMLDRKTAHKRILVTEECTKASVTDEQANYPNCPQRFVVCSQVLTSKGFSSGRHYWEVRLSCNNFIGIGLAYSSIDRKGSTSRLGRNAQSWCVEWFNVKLSAWHNSHETVLCNPNPKRVGVLLDYEGGRATFYNVADRAYPFHTFEFPFAEAVYPAFWMFSSGSSITLCKV, from the exons ATGGCCGCGGTGGAGCAGAGTGACTTGTCTCTCATGAGTCTGGAGGATGAGCTGACCTGCAGCATCTGCCTCAGCCCCTTTGACTGTCCGGTGACCATCCCCTGCGGACACAACTTCTGCCAGGGCTGCCTGCTCACCACCTGGACGGAGCCCTACAGATGTCCCCAGTGTCGGACCCTCTTCCACACCAAACCCGAGCTGAAGAAAAACACGGTCCTCAGCACCGTGGTGGAGGCCTTAAACCTGAGGTTGGTCCGGAGCGCGTCGAGCCTGtcagcagaggagaaagagaccaAGGAAGAGACCATGGAAGAGATCAAGGAAGATGCTGTCATACGCTGTGACACCTGTATGGAAGCAGAGGCGGCCAACACCTGCCTCACCTGCATGGTCTCTTTCTGCGAGGAGCACCTGCGTCCTCACCGGGAGAACCCGGTGTTCCGTCTCCACCAGCTGATCGAGCCAGTTGGGGACCTGTTGGAGCGCTTGTGCCCGGACCACCACAAGCTGATGGATCTCTTCTGCAGCCAGCATGTCCGCCCCATCTGCAGCCTCTGTCTCCAGCAAGACCACAAAGGCTGCTCCTTCACTTCtcctgaggagcagaggaagctcAAAGAG tCGGAACTGAAGGACAAGTTGGACGTTCTTAATGCAAAGATTGTGCATAATGAGACCATTATGTATAAGATGAGGGACATGGAGGATATGTTGAAG GCCTCAGCCACCATCAAGAAGAAAGCTTTGGTAGCCGAGTATCAAGAGATGCACGACATGTTGACTCAGGAGGAGAGCGCTGCTCTGAATGCAGTGGATCGAGAGGTGGAGACTGGTGAAACCAAATTGAACCTTCTCAAGAAGAAGTTCGCTGAGAACATCGACCACATGACTGGGGCTAAAGAATATATCAACAATCAGCTCAGTCAGTCGCAATCACTGGCCTTCTTGCAG GTGTCATTTACCCTGCCTGCAGCTGTGAACTTTGACCCTTACACCCCTCGAATCAACCTGGACTCCAAGAAGGTGATGGCCAATGAGACCTTTGCTCTTACCTTGAAGGACCACCTGACCGAGCTGTTTAAACAGCCTGTTGAGTCCAGACTGCCACTGGCTAAATCAG AGCCCCTAGGAAATCCAGAATATCCCTTGTGCCCAAGTCCAGATCCAGGTCCACAGTCTAAAGCAAGCCTAAAGAAGAAGCCTTCAA AACCTTCAGACATTCCTGCAAACGTTGCATGTGCAGAAAAAAGAAGTGACCTGCTGAAAT ttGCTTCAGGACTAATGCTGGACCGCAAGACTGCCCACAAACGCATCCTGGTGACTGAGGAGTGTACTAAGGCCTCTGTGACAGATGAGCAAGCAAACTACCCCAACTGCCCTCAACGTTTTGTCGTCTGCTCCCAAGTGCTCACCTCAAAGGGTTTCTCGAGCGGGCGCCACTACTGGGAAGTCCGACTGAGCTGCAACAACTTTATCGGCATTGGTTTGGCTTACAGCAGCATTGACCGTAAAGGTTCCACCAGTCGCCTGGGCCGCAACGCCCAGTCCTGGTGTGTCGAATGGTTTAACGTCAAGCTATCCGCTTGGCATAACAGCCATGAAACCGTGCTGTGCAATCCCAATCCGAAGCGCGTAGGTGTGCTGTTAGATTACGAGGGGGGCAGGGCTACATTCTACAACGTGGCAGACAGGGCATATCCCTTCCACACGTTTGAGTTTCCTTTTGCTGAAGCAGTGTATCCAGCTTTCTGGATGTTCTCCAGTGGTTCCTCCATTACTTTGTGCAAGGTGTAA